The following are encoded together in the Bacillota bacterium genome:
- a CDS encoding DNA repair exonuclease: MLRLLHLADLHLGWFPSFLPDAQARGWQQERDRRLEDAVAWALDPAHGVDLVVIAGDLFESHAPDEALVARVVSALRRLQEAGTGVVTVPGNHDEITYPNSVYRAWADRWPGLLVQNANPEALGPVAARGKAVYVYSCAYTGGVTRAWPPVDAFPPRAADSGYHIGVFHGTLMQDDAGANPLAHDRSLPLAACALGQAGYDYVALGHIHRHEEQRAGSTLAVYCGAPDGKGFDDPGVGFYTMVEVERGRAAVERVGVLTRRIQTVDV, translated from the coding sequence ATGCTCAGGCTCTTGCACCTGGCCGACCTTCACCTGGGCTGGTTTCCGTCGTTTCTGCCCGACGCGCAGGCGCGGGGCTGGCAGCAGGAGCGCGACCGCCGGCTGGAGGACGCGGTCGCGTGGGCGCTGGATCCCGCGCACGGCGTCGACCTCGTCGTCATCGCGGGAGACCTTTTCGAGAGCCACGCGCCCGACGAGGCGCTGGTGGCGCGGGTGGTAAGCGCCCTGCGGCGGCTCCAGGAGGCCGGCACGGGCGTGGTCACCGTTCCCGGCAACCACGACGAGATCACCTACCCCAACTCGGTCTACCGGGCCTGGGCCGACCGCTGGCCGGGGCTTCTGGTGCAAAACGCCAATCCGGAGGCGCTCGGGCCGGTGGCAGCCCGAGGAAAGGCGGTATATGTTTATTCCTGCGCCTACACCGGCGGCGTGACCCGGGCGTGGCCGCCGGTGGACGCGTTCCCGCCTCGGGCCGCGGACAGTGGCTATCACATCGGCGTTTTTCACGGGACGCTGATGCAGGACGACGCCGGCGCCAATCCCCTCGCGCACGACCGGAGCCTGCCCCTGGCGGCTTGCGCGCTTGGACAGGCCGGCTACGACTACGTGGCCCTGGGGCACATTCACCGCCACGAGGAACAGCGCGCCGGCTCCACGCTTGCGGTCTACTGCGGGGCGCCGGACGGCAAGGGGTTCGACGACCCGGGCGTGGGGTTCTACACGATGGTGGAGGTGGAACGGGGCCGCGCGGCGGTCGAACGCGTTGGCGTCCTGACCCGCCGCATCCAGACGGTGGACGTG